Proteins encoded by one window of Haematobia irritans isolate KBUSLIRL chromosome 2, ASM5000362v1, whole genome shotgun sequence:
- the Fam92 gene encoding CBY1 interacting BAR domain containing protein Fam92 isoform X1 yields MFRRGKLALLNTKDDRIKIINERINLTEKHLMEMCSTFSLCTRKMAKFRDSYDELSKSLKNYSDEEEINESFSEGLKNFTNALTILADYMDLNVHRMEIKIVNEMAQFDNLCKTTRDNLRTAVIARDKEVLKQRQMLDLKSKFSANNSAADSELLKAKMEVNRTNKEIDEIISNFEKRKLNDVKSILSDFILITMKYHTKALEALTASYYDISNIDERGDFLEFQKLMKSKSDAQEKKLLKNKKSNSLRSQSMESLDRDQLLSPLKRKGRMSKSTKNLTDRKDKDEDDDDDDDEIDDDDDDEEEEDDEDDTDNSKTEDESNTEAEDIGEATNDSDVSGSDLKANTTKFNFKKPLAKPQVKHPFKAVAATHVLKKPPLKGEVAMGKGKNVFVTKHLTGASGTGIPRLIKKREDSNSKETSSSPLRGSTRSENGSSAGDHRRQVTIVESTKKSKSNHEKNIGNVINCTRSARNEVNRSK; encoded by the exons ATGTTTAGACGTGGCAAATTAGCTTTACTCAATACCAAAGATGATcgcataaaaatcataaacgaaCGTATCAACTTAACTGAAAAACATTTAATGGAAATGTGTTCTACATTCTCTCTTTGTACCAGGAAAATGGCCAA aTTCCGTGATTCTTATGATGAATTATCGAAAAGTCTTAAAAACTATTCCGATGAGGAAGAAATCAATGAGAGTTTTAGTGAAGGTttaaagaattttaccaatGCCTTGACAATTCTAGCAGATTATATGGATTTGAATGTCCATCGAATGGAAATTaag ATTGTCAACGAAATGGCTCAATTCGATAATTTATGCAAGACGACCAGAGATAATCTGCGTACTGCGGTTATTGCCAGGGAtaaagaagttttgaaacaacgGCAAATGTTGGatcttaaatcaaaattttcggcAAATAAT TCCGCTGCCGATTCTGAACTTTTAAAAGCCAAAATGGAAGTTAATCGCACCAATAAAGAAATCGATGAAATTATTagcaattttgaaaaacgcaAACTTAACGATGTCAAGAGCATTTTAAGTGATTTCATACTGATCACTATGAAATATCACACAAAAGCTTTGGAAGCTTTAACTGCGAGCTATTATGATATCTCCAATATTGATGAACGTGGTGATTTtctagaatttcaaaaattaatgaaatcgaaaagtgatgcccaggaaaagaaattattaaagaataaAAAGTCGAATAGTTTAAGATCTCAGTCCATGGAAAGTTTGGATCGTGATCAGTTATTAAGTCCACTGAAAAGGAAAGGACGTATGTCGAaatcaactaaaaatttgaccgATAGAAAG gatAAAGATgaagatgacgatgatgatgatgatgagattGATGACGATGACGATGACGAGGAGGAGGAGGATGATGAG gacGATACCGATAATTCCAAAACCGAAGATGAGTCCAATACAGAAGCCGAAGATATTGGGGAAGCAACTAACGATTCAGACGTCTCTGGATCCGATTTAAAAgcgaatacaacgaaatttaattttaagaaaccTTTAGCTAAGCCCCAAGTCAAACATCCCTTCAAAGCGGTAGCGGCCACTCAT GTTCTCAAGAAACCCCCTTTAAAGGGAGAGGTTGCCATGGGCAAaggtaaaaatgtttttgtcacCAAACATTTAACAGGTGCTTCCGGTACGGGCATACCACGCTTGATTAAGAAACGCGAGGATTCAAACAGCAAAGAAACATCGTCCTCACCATTAAGGGGTTCGACACGTTCTGAAAATGGCAGTAGTGCTGGGGACCATCGTCGCCAGGTAACAATTGTTGAATCAACCAAGAAATCAAAATCGAATCATGAAAAGAATATCGGAAATGTTATTAATTGTACACGTAGTGCTAGAAATGAAGTGAatagaagtaaataa
- the Fam92 gene encoding CBY1 interacting BAR domain containing protein Fam92 isoform X2 yields the protein MFRRGKLALLNTKDDRIKIINERINLTEKHLMEMCSTFSLCTRKMAKFRDSYDELSKSLKNYSDEEEINESFSEGLKNFTNALTILADYMDLNVHRMEIKIVNEMAQFDNLCKTTRDNLRTAVIARDKEVLKQRQMLDLKSKFSANNSAADSELLKAKMEVNRTNKEIDEIISNFEKRKLNDVKSILSDFILITMKYHTKALEALTASYYDISNIDERGDFLEFQKLMKSKSDAQEKKLLKNKKSNSLRSQSMESLDRDQLLSPLKRKGRMSKSTKNLTDRKDKDEDDDDDDDEIDDDDDDEEEEDDEDDTDNSKTEDESNTEAEDIGEATNDSDVSGSDLKANTTKFNFKKPLAKPQVKHPFKAVAATHVRLQKQMNVQS from the exons ATGTTTAGACGTGGCAAATTAGCTTTACTCAATACCAAAGATGATcgcataaaaatcataaacgaaCGTATCAACTTAACTGAAAAACATTTAATGGAAATGTGTTCTACATTCTCTCTTTGTACCAGGAAAATGGCCAA aTTCCGTGATTCTTATGATGAATTATCGAAAAGTCTTAAAAACTATTCCGATGAGGAAGAAATCAATGAGAGTTTTAGTGAAGGTttaaagaattttaccaatGCCTTGACAATTCTAGCAGATTATATGGATTTGAATGTCCATCGAATGGAAATTaag ATTGTCAACGAAATGGCTCAATTCGATAATTTATGCAAGACGACCAGAGATAATCTGCGTACTGCGGTTATTGCCAGGGAtaaagaagttttgaaacaacgGCAAATGTTGGatcttaaatcaaaattttcggcAAATAAT TCCGCTGCCGATTCTGAACTTTTAAAAGCCAAAATGGAAGTTAATCGCACCAATAAAGAAATCGATGAAATTATTagcaattttgaaaaacgcaAACTTAACGATGTCAAGAGCATTTTAAGTGATTTCATACTGATCACTATGAAATATCACACAAAAGCTTTGGAAGCTTTAACTGCGAGCTATTATGATATCTCCAATATTGATGAACGTGGTGATTTtctagaatttcaaaaattaatgaaatcgaaaagtgatgcccaggaaaagaaattattaaagaataaAAAGTCGAATAGTTTAAGATCTCAGTCCATGGAAAGTTTGGATCGTGATCAGTTATTAAGTCCACTGAAAAGGAAAGGACGTATGTCGAaatcaactaaaaatttgaccgATAGAAAG gatAAAGATgaagatgacgatgatgatgatgatgagattGATGACGATGACGATGACGAGGAGGAGGAGGATGATGAG gacGATACCGATAATTCCAAAACCGAAGATGAGTCCAATACAGAAGCCGAAGATATTGGGGAAGCAACTAACGATTCAGACGTCTCTGGATCCGATTTAAAAgcgaatacaacgaaatttaattttaagaaaccTTTAGCTAAGCCCCAAGTCAAACATCCCTTCAAAGCGGTAGCGGCCACTCATGTAAGGTTGCAAAAACAAATGAATGTGCAGTCTTAA